The proteins below come from a single Procambarus clarkii isolate CNS0578487 chromosome 26, FALCON_Pclarkii_2.0, whole genome shotgun sequence genomic window:
- the LOC138368811 gene encoding aspartate and serine-rich protein-like, whose protein sequence is MDSQSQHMDSQSQHMDSQCQQMDSQSQQMDSQSQQMDSKSQQMDSQSQLMDSQSQHMDSQSQHMDSQSQLMDSQSQHMDSQSQHMDSQCQQMDSQSQQMDSQSQQMDSKSQHMDSQSQQMDSQSQHMDSQSQHMDSQSQQMDSQSQHMDSQS, encoded by the coding sequence ATGGACTCACAATCCCAGCACATGGACTCACAATCTCAGCACATGGACTCACAATGTCAGCAGATGGACTCACAATCTCAGCAGATGGACTCACAATCTCAGCAGATGGACTCAAAATCTCAGCAGATGGACTCACAATCTCAGCTCATGGACTCACAATCTCAGCACATGGACTCACAATCTCAGCACATGGACTCACAATCTCAGCTCATGGACTCACAATCTCAGCACATGGACTCACAATCTCAGCACATGGACTCACAATGTCAGCAGATGGACTCACAATCTCAGCAGATGGACTCACAATCTCAGCAGATGGACTCAAAATCTCAGCACATGGACTCACAATCTCAGCAGATGGACTCACAATCTCAGCACATGGACTCACAATCTCAGCACATGGACTCACAATCTCAGCAGATGGACTCACAATCTCAGCACATGGACTCACAATCTTAG